The sequence below is a genomic window from Dyadobacter chenwenxiniae.
CTTCGAAAAATCTGCTTCTGGCATGGCTTTACGGTTTGCCGTGGTATCGATGATGCCGGGAAGCAGGATGTGGGATGTGGTTCCCGCGCTTTTTTCGCTTTCGTTAATCAGTTCTGAAAAATTGTAAAGGAGCTGCTTGGATAAGGAGTATGCCAAACTGCTGGCTGCTGCCTGGGGATTCATGGCCGCTTTTGCACCAACGAAAATCAGTTTACCGCCACCCGCTGTTTTGTAATGCGTAATCAGTTTCTGCGCAACAGTGAATGCAGTGGCAAAATTTATGCTGATCATCCTGGAAATGTCGTCCATAGAAGTTTCTGCCAGCTTTCCTGGCTCAAAACCGCCTGCCAGAAATACACCGGCATTCACCGTAACGTTTTCCGAAACAATTTTCGCTAGTAATCTCTCCGCCTGCTCATTATCAGCAATATCGGTTGGATAGTACGAAACATTTTCCGCATTATCCGCAACATCACTTCTTACTGCAAGATGCAGATGATAGCCGTGATCAGATAATGTTTTTACGACAGTCTGACCTAAA
It includes:
- a CDS encoding SDR family NAD(P)-dependent oxidoreductase; translation: MKNILITGGTGNLGQTVVKTLSDHGYHLHLAVRSDVADNAENVSYYPTDIADNEQAERLLAKIVSENVTVNAGVFLAGGFEPGKLAETSMDDISRMISINFATAFTVAQKLITHYKTAGGGKLIFVGAKAAMNPQAAASSLAYSLSKQLLYNFSELINESEKSAGTTSHILLPGIIDTTANRKAMPEADFSKWISPADMAATIGEIIAGNETRAVIEF